Proteins encoded within one genomic window of Bacillota bacterium:
- a CDS encoding aminotransferase III, with product MPGGFTLEHPFPRYVNPHLGELLRTVQLDKRFVRGEGAWLWDADGRRYLDFIAAYGALPFGFNPPRIWDALEEVRRTGEPSFIQPSYLDAAGELARRLIELTGGDLDYVTFTNSGAESTEAAIKLARAATRRKRILATKNSFHGKTMGALSATGRNSYQDAFYVPFEGFDFVPYGDVDAIREALAARPGEYAAVMLEPIQGEGGIVVPPPGYLKAVEELAREHGALFVLDEVQTGLGRTGVMFRYQTEGVKPDVVTLAKALGGGLFPIGAMLC from the coding sequence GCGAGCTGCTGCGCACGGTGCAGCTGGACAAACGCTTCGTGCGGGGCGAAGGCGCGTGGCTCTGGGACGCCGACGGCCGCCGCTATCTGGACTTCATCGCGGCCTACGGCGCGCTGCCCTTCGGGTTCAACCCGCCGCGCATCTGGGACGCGCTGGAAGAAGTGCGGCGGACGGGTGAGCCCAGCTTCATTCAACCCTCCTACCTGGACGCGGCGGGCGAGCTGGCGCGCCGGCTCATCGAGCTGACGGGCGGCGACCTGGACTACGTGACCTTTACCAACAGCGGCGCGGAGTCCACCGAGGCCGCCATCAAGCTGGCCCGGGCCGCCACGAGGCGGAAGCGCATTCTCGCGACGAAAAACAGCTTCCACGGCAAGACCATGGGCGCGCTGTCGGCCACCGGCCGCAACAGCTACCAGGACGCGTTTTACGTGCCCTTCGAAGGGTTCGACTTCGTGCCCTACGGCGACGTGGACGCGATCCGGGAAGCGCTGGCGGCGCGGCCGGGCGAGTACGCGGCCGTGATGCTGGAGCCCATTCAGGGCGAAGGCGGCATCGTGGTGCCGCCGCCGGGGTATCTGAAAGCCGTGGAGGAGCTGGCCCGGGAGCACGGCGCGCTGTTCGTGCTGGACGAAGTGCAGACGGGTCTGGGCCGCACCGGCGTCATGTTCCGCTACCAGACCGAAGGCGTCAAACCTGACGTGGTGACGCTGGCGAAAGCTTTGGGCGGCGGGCTGTTCCCCATCGGCGCCATGCTGTGC